A single Pseudodesulfovibrio aespoeensis Aspo-2 DNA region contains:
- a CDS encoding dipeptidase: MKPLRHFLLVALLTTMLAAPQALACTTMIITPGASADGSMMVTHSDDDELGDQRLIFVPAKEQTGSRKIYPEAYAYPRIVTNDRGPAYDTRGYPPTEPVGTVPYAEIWKILGREQKTSFAYFDGNYGIMNEKNLMMGECTNAANYEPKANSKAGAGQPQRLFYSSELSRIALENCATAREAVTLMGGLVDKYGVYDTGETLLVADENEGWVFEMCALPDTTYHSAWVAKRVPDGEFFVAANTFRIREVIRDDPENFRYSKLLHPGLKKLKWWDEKTQGPVDWLRAISPGEYNHPYYSLRRVWRAMDRVNPDLGLSPWVKDTYTTDYPFSIKPSSGIDVAKIFSIYRDHYEGTQFDLTKGAAAGPYGDPHRFVGPYDGNQNNVDADKKFYGAWERSISVFYQGYTYVCQTRPKAPEYTKGVVWFGPDVSYTTCFTPFFARAAQLPRPYQTGSSQQFDPASAWWHFDLLGNWSRLNFQRMTEVDIKPVQRELEDAAMQDFLAMDEAVAGKTDEESLRLITEFGFNTASRVLDRWRNLTFTLFAKYSDGYINIPGGPVLAIGYPSDWLDTTNYKDGPVSYDMK, from the coding sequence ATGAAACCGTTGCGCCACTTTCTGCTGGTCGCCCTGCTGACCACCATGTTGGCCGCGCCCCAGGCCCTGGCCTGCACCACCATGATCATCACGCCCGGAGCCAGCGCCGACGGCTCCATGATGGTCACCCACTCGGACGACGACGAACTGGGCGACCAGCGGCTGATCTTCGTGCCTGCCAAGGAGCAGACCGGCAGCCGCAAAATATACCCCGAAGCCTATGCCTATCCGCGCATCGTCACCAATGACCGCGGCCCGGCCTACGACACCAGGGGCTATCCTCCCACCGAGCCGGTGGGCACCGTGCCCTACGCCGAGATCTGGAAGATCCTGGGCCGGGAGCAGAAGACCTCCTTCGCCTATTTCGACGGCAACTACGGGATCATGAACGAAAAGAACCTGATGATGGGCGAGTGCACCAACGCGGCCAACTACGAGCCCAAGGCCAACTCCAAGGCAGGGGCTGGCCAGCCGCAGCGCCTCTTCTACAGCTCCGAGCTGTCGCGCATCGCCCTGGAAAACTGCGCCACGGCCCGCGAGGCGGTCACCCTCATGGGCGGATTGGTGGACAAGTACGGCGTCTACGACACGGGCGAGACCTTGCTGGTGGCTGACGAGAACGAGGGTTGGGTCTTTGAGATGTGCGCCCTGCCCGACACCACCTACCACTCGGCCTGGGTGGCCAAACGGGTGCCGGACGGCGAGTTCTTCGTGGCCGCCAACACCTTCCGCATCCGCGAGGTGATCCGGGACGACCCGGAAAACTTCCGCTATTCCAAGCTCCTGCATCCCGGCCTGAAAAAGCTCAAGTGGTGGGACGAGAAGACCCAGGGCCCGGTGGACTGGCTGCGCGCCATCAGCCCCGGCGAGTACAACCACCCCTACTACTCCCTGCGCCGCGTCTGGCGGGCCATGGACCGGGTCAACCCGGACCTGGGCCTCTCCCCCTGGGTCAAGGACACCTACACCACGGACTATCCCTTCTCCATCAAGCCGAGCAGCGGCATTGACGTGGCCAAGATCTTCAGCATCTACCGCGACCACTACGAGGGCACCCAGTTCGACCTGACCAAGGGCGCGGCTGCCGGTCCCTACGGCGATCCGCACCGCTTTGTCGGCCCCTATGACGGCAACCAGAACAACGTGGACGCGGACAAGAAGTTCTACGGCGCGTGGGAGCGGTCCATCTCGGTCTTCTACCAGGGCTACACCTACGTCTGCCAGACCCGGCCCAAGGCCCCGGAATACACCAAGGGCGTGGTCTGGTTCGGCCCGGACGTGTCCTACACCACCTGCTTCACGCCCTTCTTCGCCAGGGCGGCCCAACTGCCGCGCCCCTATCAGACAGGCTCGTCCCAGCAGTTCGACCCCGCCTCGGCCTGGTGGCATTTCGATCTGCTGGGCAACTGGTCGCGCCTCAACTTCCAGCGCATGACCGAGGTGGACATCAAGCCCGTGCAACGCGAGCTTGAAGACGCGGCCATGCAGGACTTCCTGGCCATGGACGAGGCCGTGGCAGGCAAGACCGACGAGGAGTCGCTGCGCCTGATCACCGAGTTCGGCTTCAACACCGCGAGCCGGGTGCTCGACAGGTGGCGCAACCTGACCTTCACCCTGTTCGCCAAGTACTCCGACGGCTACATCAACATCCCCGGCGGCCCGGTCCTGGCCATCGGCTACCCCTCGGACTGGCTCGACACCACCAACTACAAGGACGGCCCGGTCAGCTACGACATGAAGTAG